A window of Bacillus xiapuensis contains these coding sequences:
- a CDS encoding Mov34/MPN/PAD-1 family protein — MIKIKYENMIINVEETIIEEIRSRRQLKYRDKESGGMVIGSIVNNSNEIEIRDYTIPQIGDFQSRCRFIRKKKTHNAILQKKWMESHGTVMYMGEWHTHPENDPHYSLQDIRNWRKLLKKSNTFYDHLFFIIGGINYYKIWVGNRISGEIVFIYKGAYDEISSNSD; from the coding sequence ATGATTAAGATTAAATATGAAAATATGATTATTAATGTTGAAGAAACAATAATTGAAGAAATAAGATCGAGACGCCAATTAAAATATCGAGATAAAGAATCAGGTGGTATGGTGATAGGCTCAATTGTAAATAACAGCAATGAAATTGAAATAAGGGACTATACTATACCACAAATAGGGGACTTTCAATCAAGGTGTCGATTCATTCGAAAGAAAAAGACTCATAATGCAATATTACAAAAAAAGTGGATGGAAAGTCACGGGACAGTTATGTATATGGGTGAATGGCATACTCATCCTGAAAATGATCCACATTATTCTTTGCAGGATATTAGGAATTGGAGAAAGTTATTAAAAAAGTCTAATACTTTCTATGATCATTTATTCTTTATAATTGGTGGTATAAACTATTATAAAATATGGGTAGGAAACCGTATAAGCGGTGAAATAGTTTTTATTTACAAAGGAGCCTATGATGAAATTAGTTCAAACAGTGACTGA